The DNA window ATAAGCAGTACAACTGAAGGCTCTCAGGTTACAAAAGTTTTATATGCTGCTGGACAACCAGATGTCAATAAAACAGTAACGATTGGTGGAATGGTTTTTAGGATAAACAGTCATTCAAATGCTTTTGGTAATCCAGAGTTTGCACTTAAAGATCCTGCTAATAAAACTATTTATGTTGGGATGAATCAACAATATGCTTCTAATGGCTATCAATATGATAATTTTACTCAAGTGTTCACAACCAATAATAATTCTTTCAGAGATTTTTCATATGATCATAATATGAATGGAATGGCTTTATATGAGTTTAATATTATGCACATTGTAGATGTTGATCAAAACGCTTACTACAGAGTGACATTTTATATTTCAGGACCCAGTACAGGAAACAAATTGTACTTGATTATTGCTGAGAAGTTTTAAATGATATAAGTTAAATATTTAATAAAAAATAAGAAGTGAAATAATCAAATTCCACTTCTTATTTTATAAAATGTTCAATTAACTAATCTTTCTTGCGCAATAAAACTTTATTTTGCAGGGTGAGCTTATCGTAGTTGAGTGAAAAACCTTTGTGATCGTTTTTGTATAAGGATACTAAAAAGCTTAGCGCTTCTTTTACGTTTAAAACAAACTATTTCTCCTTGATAATCAATTTCTGACTATACGATTTCAGATCCCCTGACTTTATATTAATAAAATAAACTCCAGCGGAGATTCCGGAAATATTGATGCTTTGTCCGTTGGTGAGCTGGTTTGTTTCTACTACTTTTCGTCCTTCTGCACTGATGATTTCTGCAGTTACTTTTTTATCTTTAATTCCTTTTACAAAAACTTCTTTGGTTGCCGGATTGGGATAAATGCTTATTTTTTCTAAACTATTGGTTTCCTGAGTACTTAAAGTTCCGGTAGTGATTTTGAAAATTTTCCCACTATTAACAGCCGCTACATATAATTCTTTTTGTGAATCCTGTCCGAAAGTAGAAAAATTGTTTCCACTGGAAGGAGAAGTCCATGTGATGGCATTGCCAGCGTCCAAAATTCCGATTTGGGTGGAACAGTAATCCGCAAAGAAATATTTCCCCTGAAGCGATGGATACTGGGTTCCTCTGTACACATAGCCTCCTGTAATAGAACATCTGCCTCCGGAATGGTCATAAACTGCAATCGGGAATGTCATAGAAGACTGTGCAGGGCATCCTGTGGTGGTATTATATGCAGTATTTCCTTCATAGCAGCGCCATCCGTAGTTAAGTCCGGCTTGTGTGATAGGCATTTTATTAATTTCTTCAATTGCGCCTTGTCCAACATCTGCAATCATGGCATTTCCGGTCGTAAGATCAAAAGAAAATTTCCATGCATTTCTCAGCCCGTATGCCCAGATTTCGTCTAATCCATCAACACCGGCTCCTGCGAAAGGATTATCTGGAGGAATGTTATAAGGTCCTGTAGCATCTACATCTATTCTCAGCATCTTTCCGAGAAATGCGTTTTTATTCTGAGCGTTGTTATTCGGGTCTCCGCCGCTTCCTCCATCTCCTGTAATGATCCATAGTTTTCCGTCAGGAGCAAAATGAATACTTCCTCCGTTATGGTTATCAAAGGGTTTAGGAATGTTCAGAAGAATCTTTTCTGAATTTGGATCAGCTATATTCGGATCTGTTGCGTTTACGGTATATCGGGCTACTACAACATTTCCTGCCGTGTTGTTATAATACACAAAAAAATACCCGTTAGTAGAGTATTGTGGATGAAATGCCAGTCCGAGAAGGCCTCTTTCGCCACCAAAAAGAATTTTCGAGGAAATATTCAGAAAATTTGTACTGTTGATGGCTCCGTTGGGTTGAACAATTTTTATAATTCCGTTCTGTTGTACGACAAACAACCTGCTGTCGTTGGCATTTGTAATCTCTACCGGACTCGTTAATCCGGTGGCAAATTCCTCCAAATTAATGCTTTGGGCATTAACGATTAGGGAAGAAAAAATAATAATGGTAAAAAGTAGATTTTTCATAATATTTTGATATTTAAAGCGTTAAAATAAGAATGAAAATTTTATACCAATTAAAAATTGAAAAAT is part of the Chryseobacterium lactis genome and encodes:
- a CDS encoding PQQ-dependent sugar dehydrogenase, yielding MKNLLFTIIIFSSLIVNAQSINLEEFATGLTSPVEITNANDSRLFVVQQNGIIKIVQPNGAINSTNFLNISSKILFGGERGLLGLAFHPQYSTNGYFFVYYNNTAGNVVVARYTVNATDPNIADPNSEKILLNIPKPFDNHNGGSIHFAPDGKLWIITGDGGSGGDPNNNAQNKNAFLGKMLRIDVDATGPYNIPPDNPFAGAGVDGLDEIWAYGLRNAWKFSFDLTTGNAMIADVGQGAIEEINKMPITQAGLNYGWRCYEGNTAYNTTTGCPAQSSMTFPIAVYDHSGGRCSITGGYVYRGTQYPSLQGKYFFADYCSTQIGILDAGNAITWTSPSSGNNFSTFGQDSQKELYVAAVNSGKIFKITTGTLSTQETNSLEKISIYPNPATKEVFVKGIKDKKVTAEIISAEGRKVVETNQLTNGQSINISGISAGVYFINIKSGDLKSYSQKLIIKEK